The following are from one region of the Etheostoma spectabile isolate EspeVRDwgs_2016 chromosome 2, UIUC_Espe_1.0, whole genome shotgun sequence genome:
- the LOC116701808 gene encoding CMRF35-like molecule 3 — MKTISIFYCLLYAARIEGADINVEGLEGEDVSFQCSHRLAWKNNKYFCKDPCKDSEDVLVTVQSSRRVKSGRIALVDSGNGVFTVTISQLQLSDSGRYWCAVDRPGFDAFTAVHLTVKEDETTTVIPELSPTWTHHIISNSTQFTSEMGTSRPTNFSTAMNSTNGGGQNIITGILLYPTVGAVATLTILVLTVMIVRNRKENSKPQPQVCSDNTNLVRAEIRGANSQEVQSFKKLSERFSCTSHPTQDPPTAASSADGCSVSMHIYENIPRSKGTAPSKCSVSNVQDTDDISPRIYVKCNGSTLSAPDTTGGKPPPHR, encoded by the exons ATGAAGACCATTTCTATCTTCTACTGTCTTCTATATG CTGCTAGGATAGAAGGAGCAGACATCAATGTAGAGGGATTGGAAGGAGAAGACGTCTCATTTCAGTGTTCACACAGACTTGcgtggaaaaacaacaaatacttcTGCAAGGATCCATGTAAAGACAGTGAAGATGTGCTGGTGACTGTACAGTCTAGTAGACGAGTGAAGTCAGGGAGGATAGCTCTGGTGGACTCAGGGAACGGAGTCTTCACTGTGACCATTAGTCAACTCCAGCTGTCAGACTCAGGGAGATACTGGTGTGCAGTGGACAGGCCTGGTTTTGATGCATTCACTGCAGTACATCTCACTGTAAAGGAAG ATGAGACAACAACTGTCATACCTGAACTTTCTCCTACATGGACACATCACATAATTTCCAACTCCACGCAATTTACATCTGAAATGGGCACCAGTAGGCCTACAAACTTTTCAACAG CCATGAACAGCACTAATGGAGGAGGACAGAACATCATCACAG GCATCCTGTTGTACCCTACAGTCGGGGCTGTTGCCACGCTCACTATCTTGGTGCTGACAGTAATGATTGTCAGAAACCGCAAAGAAAACTCCAAACCTCAACCCCAAGTTTGCTCAGACAACACCAACCTCGTCAGGGCAGAAATAAGAGGG GCCAACTCTCAGGAAGTGCAGTCGTTTAAAAAGTTATCGGAGAGGTTCTCTTGTACTTCCCATCCAACACAGGATCCACCAACAGCTGCGTCTTCAGCAGACGGATGTAGTGTATCCATGCACATCTATGAAAACATCCCCCGCTCCAAAGGCACTGCACCTTCAAAATGCTCAGTTTCAAACGTCCAAGACACAGATGACATCAGCCCTAGGATCTACGTCAAATGTAACGGTagtactttg AGCGCGCCGGACACAACCggtgggaagcctcctccgcaccgttag
- the LOC116700268 gene encoding uncharacterized protein LOC116700268 isoform X1 produces MMIIHVVVVCCFSVVCAEASEVLEVSGHVGGQVSIHCSGSWTTNNSSEHYHMYFCKGVCSRESILIQPARKRLAGAQRGRYSMEVNRGDGAFKVTIKRLKRVDAGTYCCGVEKTFNVLHQEVNLIVVETSTVPHQSPPSTTTQQTKAETLPPGSFPSSTKPSPAASTHLKDTTVVIIVSVSLALLVCAIIPLIFYGNCRRNLEGQNKGESDHCEEHAEVASTPAAVRLRSLEPGADPESSIRDASHQALDSKSLD; encoded by the exons ATGATGATTATTCATGTCGTTGTGGTTTGTTGCTTCTCAG TTGTCTGTGCGGAGGCGTCAGAAGTGCTGGAGGTGAGCGGCCATGTTGGAGGACAGGTCTCCATCCACTGTTCTGGTAGCTGGACTACAAACAACAGCTCGGAACACTACCACATGTACTTCTGCAAAGGAGTCTGCTCCAGAGAATCCATTCTCATTCAACCTGCGAGGAAGAGGTTGGCTGGTGCGCAGCGAGGGAGATACAGCATGGAGGTCAACAGAGGAGATGGAGCCTTCAAAGTGACCATAAAGAGGCTGAAGAGGGTGGATGCAGGGACATATTGCTGTGGAGTGGAGAAAACGTTTAACGTGTTGCACCAGGAGGTCAATCTCATAGTCGTAGAGA CTTCCACTGTTCCTCACCAATCTcctccctccaccaccacccAGCAGACCAAAGCAGAAACTCTGCCCCCAGGCAGCTTTCCATCCAGCACTAAACCGTCACCAGCAGCATCAACCCACCTCAAAG ACACCACAGTGGTCATCATTGTTTCGGTGAGCTTGGCTCTTCTGGTTTGTGCCATTATACCTCTTATATTCTACGGAAACTGCCGGCGTAATTTGG AAGGTCAGAACAAGGGTGAG TCTGACCACTGTGAGGAACATGCAGAAGTTGCTTCTACTCCGGCTGCAGTGAGGCTGCGGTCTTTAGAACCAGGTGCTGATCCAGAGTCCAGTATTCGAGATGCCTCACACCAGGCACTGGATTCCAAATCTTTGGACTAA
- the LOC116700268 gene encoding uncharacterized protein LOC116700268 isoform X2, which produces MMIIHVVVVCCFSVVCAEASEVLEVSGHVGGQVSIHCSGSWTTNNSSEHYHMYFCKGVCSRESILIQPARKRLAGAQRGRYSMEVNRGDGAFKVTIKRLKRVDAGTYCCGVEKTFNVLHQEVNLIVVETSTVPHQSPPSTTTQQTKAETLPPGSFPSSTKPSPAASTHLKDTTVVIIVSVSLALLVCAIIPLIFYGNCRRNLGQNKGESDHCEEHAEVASTPAAVRLRSLEPGADPESSIRDASHQALDSKSLD; this is translated from the exons ATGATGATTATTCATGTCGTTGTGGTTTGTTGCTTCTCAG TTGTCTGTGCGGAGGCGTCAGAAGTGCTGGAGGTGAGCGGCCATGTTGGAGGACAGGTCTCCATCCACTGTTCTGGTAGCTGGACTACAAACAACAGCTCGGAACACTACCACATGTACTTCTGCAAAGGAGTCTGCTCCAGAGAATCCATTCTCATTCAACCTGCGAGGAAGAGGTTGGCTGGTGCGCAGCGAGGGAGATACAGCATGGAGGTCAACAGAGGAGATGGAGCCTTCAAAGTGACCATAAAGAGGCTGAAGAGGGTGGATGCAGGGACATATTGCTGTGGAGTGGAGAAAACGTTTAACGTGTTGCACCAGGAGGTCAATCTCATAGTCGTAGAGA CTTCCACTGTTCCTCACCAATCTcctccctccaccaccacccAGCAGACCAAAGCAGAAACTCTGCCCCCAGGCAGCTTTCCATCCAGCACTAAACCGTCACCAGCAGCATCAACCCACCTCAAAG ACACCACAGTGGTCATCATTGTTTCGGTGAGCTTGGCTCTTCTGGTTTGTGCCATTATACCTCTTATATTCTACGGAAACTGCCGGCGTAATTTGG GTCAGAACAAGGGTGAG TCTGACCACTGTGAGGAACATGCAGAAGTTGCTTCTACTCCGGCTGCAGTGAGGCTGCGGTCTTTAGAACCAGGTGCTGATCCAGAGTCCAGTATTCGAGATGCCTCACACCAGGCACTGGATTCCAAATCTTTGGACTAA